A genome region from Phocoena sinus isolate mPhoSin1 chromosome 16, mPhoSin1.pri, whole genome shotgun sequence includes the following:
- the LOC116741987 gene encoding 40S ribosomal protein S21-like, producing the protein MQNDAGEFVDLYMPRKCSASNRIIGAKDHASIQMNVAKVDKVTGRFNGQFKTYAICGAILRMGESDDSILQLAKADGIVSKNF; encoded by the coding sequence ATGCAGAACGATGCCGGCGAGTTCGTGGACCTGTACATGCCACGGAAATGCTCTGCCAGCAACCGCATCATAGGCGCCAAGGACCACGCGTCCATCCAGATGAACGTGGCCAAGGTTGACAAGGTGACAGGCAGGTTCAACGGCCAGTTTAAAACCTATGCCATCTGCGGGGCCATTCTCAGGATGGGTGAGTCAGATGACTCCATTCTCCAACTGGCCAAGGCTGACGGCATTGTCTCAAAGAACTTCTGA